The Felis catus isolate Fca126 chromosome B2, F.catus_Fca126_mat1.0, whole genome shotgun sequence region GTCATAAAAACCCTACCCACCCCCAAATTGCCCAGAATGAAGCCCCTCCCTCTGTAAGCCCTCCCCTGCTGCCACCTAGAACCATGCCAGAAGAGATTCCCTAAGAATGCGACATCATTCACCaagccagaatttaaaaataattatattaataataaatatgttaaattacatttaaaacaataaatagaaaaataaactgataaataaaatcaacaggtacaaaatgtttccaaatttcaactaaagaaaacacacagacgACAGACAAGACAAATGGACATAACGGGAGGGCACTAAATGCATCACAGGAACCCTTCACAGTTTACGTCACAGCTCCCTCCTCGCCTGGTCACCCTTCTTCTCCCCAACTTGGAGACCAGGAGACTCAGTGGCTGATATCTTTGGGGACCCCAGCCAGCGCAGGGAAGCATCTGGTTCCACCTCAATGCCCTTCTGCAAAGCAACCTTGAACCCCAGGGTGTGGGTTCAGGGGACAGGAGCGTGAGGCGGAGCGTGAGGAAGGAAGTCCCTACAGAGGCAAGTCGGTGCTGTTGTGCCGGGTTTTCCTGGCAGTGCCATCGTCTCGGGGCAGCGCCCTCTGCAGGTTGGACATGGCCACGGTCTTTTTGAGGTCAATCACGGCGTAGGAGTCTGAGCTGCgggcagggtgggtggtgggcacAGGGGCTCGGGGGACCGAGGGGTTCTGGGGCCCCTTGGGGCGGTCTCCACCCCAGCCTTTCAGCTCCACCTGGATGTAGTTGAGCTGCCTGGGGGGCTCGGGGCCCGGCCGGCGGAAATCGAAGTTGAAGACCCTCGGGGAGCCTCGGCGGCGGGTCAGCGGCACAGGGAAGCTGCCATGGCTACGGAGGGCAGCCCGGGTGCTGGTGGGCTTCTGCAGCGGGGTCTCATCCTCCTCGCCATCAGGGAAGCCATTGGAGGAGGGAGTGAGCCCGTCCCTCGAGTCTCCGTcatccccagcctcctcccccagctgctgggcGTGGCTCTCCCacacagggggcagggagggcaggttcTCATAGTGCAGCAGGGCCGCCCGGCGGTGGGCAAGGCCATTCCAGCCTGGCTCCTCCGTGCTCAGTCTCCAGCCAGCCCCTGGCCGCAGCCCCGCACTGACGTTCTCATAGGTGCACTTGGGCTGGGCAGTGCACTCGGAAGGGCcctcgttgttgttgttgtggggCGGGGGGTCATGCAGGCTGGGGCAGAGGCCCTGGCACTTCATCATGTGCCGCCGAGCAGGGGTTGGGCCCAACACAAACTTCACCTGGCCCGGCTGCAGGAACACCTGGGGGTCCCGTGGGTCAGGGCCCCGGGCCTGCGGGGGGAAGGGCACCTGGCCCTCAGGCAGGGGCTGCAGGCAATGCCGGTTCCTGCGGTGGTCATCCTCACCGGCTGGCGTGTTGACATAGGTGTGGGACTGGGGGAAAGAGTCCAGGGGAAGCAGGTAGGCccgagggcagggaaggaggagagaacagaAGGGAACGGATAAGAGAGGCATAGGGGAAAAGTGCTGGAGTTTCCCCCTCTTCCTTGTCCTCCACACCTCCCAGGGAAGCTGCATCCCTTTCTGGGACAGTAAGGGACCCTATCAACGTTCCTCCCCTCCCGTGATCCTTACGAGGCGCCCTGTTTCCCagtcccccatccccacccagacCGACGGGGAGGAGCAGGGCAGCTGCTTGCTCACCTGCTCATCAGGGGCAATGAGGGCATGAGTGGACTCTTCCCCAAGCGAGGGGTGTCGCAGGCTGCTCGTCGAGGGGCGCCGGGGTGCTGAGAATCTCGGGCCCTCCCCTGGGCAGCCAAGGAAGCCATTGGAGAAGCTGGAGACAGTGTAGCCTAGAGCTGGGCACACAGGAGACAAGCCCAGGTCagcagtggtggggggggaggtacTTCAACCACCTGCCACTGCATGTGTGGTGTCCTGGGAGTCCTCCAACGGGAGGGGACACGCTCCCAGGGCCCCCAGATGGTTAGCTCTACTGAACCAGCAGCCCCTGTTATCTTTCACCTCTCGGTGGTTCaaaccctgccccttccctcaaaGCTCAGTGTGAGCCCCATTTCCCCCATTACAGCCTTATCTGAAACACTTAAGGCCACCTTGTCATCACTGTCCCTTCATCTCATTCTAGCTCTGCCAGTGAGCTTCAGGGAAGCTCCCAGACACCAGGGGCCGCGTTTCTATTTCTTCTGcgcactgcccccaccccccacccccgcaccgtCCCCAGCTCCCTACCATGGGCCAGTTCATGGAGAGCAAAATATGCAGCAGGGGCTCAGTGTGGACTCAGTGAATAAATAAGTAGAAGCTGAGGGAACCTCTCCAGAAATCAGTCATGGGCAAAGATGCCTGAACCAAGCTGGGTATGACCCAGTAGATGGAAGGAAGCAAAATAGCTCCAGACTGCTGTTTCCATGGAAACCCAACGTCTCCCCGTCTGCTTCCCAGACCATCAGTCAATACAAGGCCCAGGACTCCCCAGCGTCAGCATGAGTCACCTGACTGGCCCAGACGGGGACTTGTTCATCCCCAAGAGTCATCTGATGGTGGGCAACTGTCCTGGAAGCATGGATCACCCAGCCATCCCACCTGCCTGCCTGACTCGTGCCTCCAAGACCGGCACTGCCTGGGCCTGTGCTTGTGCGTACAGATGTGGAGGCTGAGGTGCCAAGGACGGGGTCTCCTCACCATTGGGAGGCTGGGGGGCCCGAGGGAGGTCGAGCTCAGTCGGGTGACTGTTGCGGGTGATGATGACTGGCTCTTCCATCACATTGATGCTATTGCACTGCATCAGATCCTGAAGCAGGTTGAAGATCTCCTCGGCCCGGGAGCACTTGAACGCGAATATCCctgaagaaggagaggaagaagtgaGGCCCCTCTGACCGTGTACCAGTAGAAAAGGACCAGAGAGGTTGAACGGATGCACAAAGCTCAGGAAAATGTCCCTGAACGCCGGTCCCAGGCCTGCAGGGGACGGGAAGTGCCCTCCTCATCCTGAGCACACTCTAAAATCCAAGAGTTCTGGGAGGAGTTGGGCCCCAGGccccttcctgtccccccccccactatcCATTACCACTGTCTAGAGATCTAATACCTCACCTATACTCCCCCACGGTTAAATCGTGTTCACAAGGATGTGTGTGAACAcgggtgaggggaagagaagtAAACACCAAAGCAGAAAAGGATGGCAGCTGCCCCTTATCCACGGCTTTGCTTTCTGCAGTTTCTGTCACCCGCAGTCAACCAGGGTCCAGAGGCACATGAGCCTCCTTCTGACAGACTGTCAGAATGTCAGTAGCAGCCTCACGCCAGGTCACAGCGCCTGCATCactcccctcacctcctcccacctcGCGGGCATGTTATCATCTCGCCTCGCTCGTCACAAGGGTGAGGGCGCTACCGTAAGGCATGTTGAGAGAGACCACGCTCACCTAGCTCTTCCTACAGTACGTTGTTATAACTGCTTTGCCTTATTACTAGTAACAGTTGTTCATCTCTTACTGCGCCTCATTTATACATGAGACCTTATCACGGGCACGTATGTGTAAGGGAATGCATGGTGAAtacagggttcagtactatctgtgATTTCAAGCACGCACTGGGGCTGTGCCCTGAAGATAAGGGGTAAGAGGCTGGACTGTGTTAGATGACACTTCACATGctgcccctgtctccctctgcctatCACTCCCCAGAAAAAGGAGCTCTACCCAGGGCACCAAGCCTCGGCTCCAGTCCAACCACCTCCAAGCTCCACGAGGGCAGGAGAGCTGTCCTGTTCGTTGCCTGTTCCCTGGGTACTTAGCCACTGCCTAGCCGGAGAGGGAATGTCTACTCTGGATGGGCCCCTGGCCTCATGGAACTTAATCTCTGGTGCTGGAAGGACGGAAGGACGAGCAGACTCGCTCTAGGACACACATGGCAAGGCCATCTTGTGTCTCCTCAATGCAGCTGTCCTGACGGCCCCTCAGATTCCAATGCATCAGCTCACAGTCCCAGGGACGGCAGGCCTGGGCTGAGTACCCGTGACTCAAGGGCTCCAAAGATGTCCCTGGGGTGCTGGGCCAGCCTGGAATTCTACACACCCCATCctggcaacagcagggtccagggCTCAGGGGAGGCTACTTGGGGTGTGTGTGAGCACCACAACCAGGCTGGGGTATGGGACAACTGAGGTTTGCAGGGATGGGATGGACAgcaaggggagggggatggggaaggaaaaggaccTTTCTGGCAAGACATGTTAGGGGCTACAAAAGGCTGGGAAAGCCTGGAGTTTTAGGAGAACCCGGTGTGGGGGCCTAGGGCGACCCCTCTGGGATCCCAACTGCTGCTTAAATACCACGAGGAGGAGAAGCCccttcctgtcctctctctgctcagcCAGTGTTTAACATCCCCTACCTCAGACGCCCAAAGGGTAAGATGTGTGGAAGGGAAGGCTCGCAGCCAGCAGGACGTCAGAGGCTCACTGCTGTGATGGTGGCCTCATCAGACAAGCTCGTTCGTTGCAACCCTGCTGTCACAACCCCAACTGCATCCAACACAAGCCCGTACTAGGTTCTCTCTGCAGAACTCAGGCCCGGGTCCTACAAGATAAGCCGAGACCATGCTACTCCTTCAAAGAGCCAGGGCGGGCTCTAGCCTTGACTTCATGGAATGATCACTACTCTCTGACCCCTGGCTGCAGGGAGAAAGGGCAGGAAGGGAGAACACATCATACTCCACTGCCCACAGGTGACAGGAGACAAGGATGAACTTCTCCAGGGTTACTCTGTATATCAGAGACACTAGAGTCTGGCCTCCCCAAGCCTAGCATTCACAAGCCATGCAGGCCCAAGGTAATCAGAGCCTCTagcctgaccctgaccctgacccttcATTGTTCATGGCTCCAGGGTATAGGACTTGGGGGCCCACAAGAAAGTCTGTTCCTGTGTAGTGGACAAGGGTCCCTCGAAACTGGTCACAGAGGGAAAAGAACTTGCTTGctctcccaggcaggctctggccTCGGGAGCACTGGCTCTTTCCCATGGGCTGTGCAACAAATGCCCCCACAGAAGGTCCCAGGCTGGGGCCACAGTGACAGAAGAGAAGGAGCACCGGCCTGGGAGTCCACTTAGTTCCATATCAACATGCTGTGTGCTCCTGGCCATCaaccttcccttctctgggcaaCACCTGCCAAGCCAACAGGCTTCCCCATGGTCCCCTGAGCTATGACCTCCGGCCCCAGCCCCTCGCCCCTATCCCAGGGGCGGTACTCACCCTGGCCCGTCTGACACCGGCGGCCACTCTCAAAGGAGAAGAGGTTGGAGTCATAGCCATAGCGCCGCAGGCAGAGGTAGGGCCAGCGGACAGCCTCGCGCCGATGCAGGTGCAGCACCAGCTCGCTCTGTGTTAGCTCCATGATTCCGGAGCCCAGCTCCACCCCCTCGTCATCCACATTCGTCACCTGAGGGGCAGGGAACAGAAGGGTCATTGAGTGGGCCCATCAAGTATGTAGGGGTCCCAGAGCCATTGGGAGGcaggccaatgcagggctaggGCTGGGGGGTCACGGGGCTCGCCTGCCTCTACCAGACTCCCCGGAGATGCCAAATGATCGCTGGGAGACTAAGCGGATGAAGCAGTGCCAAGGACCCACAGCAGCTCTCTAGGCCTCTGCTTTGTTATCTGGGCAGTGAGGCAGGGGTGGTTAGGTGACCTCCAAGGTCAGATGGTTTGACGGCCAAGGTTAGATAACCTCGGATGGTCCACCGCTTGTATCCAAGGACCAGATGCTAATGGAGGAAGGGGTTCGATTATAAGTTCAAAATCTTAAGACCCCCGGGGGAGAGTCAAGCCCAGGACAGAACACAGAccttctccaccccctccccaactccaggCCCTTGCTAAGGGCTCCCTCTTCTGGTGAGCAGGAGAAACCTGTGCCTCACAAGCTGAGTGCGGGGAGGGGGCTCCCCCTACAGGGAGGTGAGAGGTGGCAGGTGGCCAGGGGTGCACAGGTCCACTGGGCCCGGCCTTACCTTCCCAAAGTGAAGAGCAAACACTAATATTGGGCTTCCAGGTGTTATGCACTGCTTTAAatactttatgtatattaacCCATTAATGGAGACTTGTTGTTTTCTCCAAAAAAACCAccatacgtgtatgtgtgtgtacacatttatatacacacacatacacacatatacatacatacgtatatgcatatatacacacatacatacatatatatgtaaagctACAAAGATAAACTGGCAGGAATGAATGTTCTAAAAGCACGATTTTTCATCACagtatttcttcattctttgtaGTTAGTAACGGCGTAGGAGAACCACAGCACTGGCAGCAGCCTGGGCCCTGCTCCCCAGGCCACTTCAGCAGCTCTGAGGCATCTTAGCCACAACCTCAGCCTGTCCCTTCACCTTCTCTGGGGAGGCAGAGGCAACTCAACAGGTTGGCCTGAGCCCAGGAGGCCATGCTGGGAGAGCTCAGGAGAGCTCAGGGGGCGGTGGGTACCTTGAACTTGGTAGGGTGGTTGTCTGGGACGCTGTCTCTGTTCAGGCAGCTGCAGCAGCTCCCCATGGTGTCAGAGCAGCCAGTCTGCCCTAGGGAAAAACATAAGGGATAAGGTCATCGAGGTCAGCTCCAAAAAGCCTCACTCTGGGGACTCTGGCAGAACGACCTCGTTGTGATCACCTACTCTTGGGCACAGTGGGACACTGTCCCTCCTTGAAGAAATTcacattctcggggcgcctgggtagctcagttggttgggcgtccgacttcagctcaggtcatgatctcacagtttgtgagttcaagccccacgtcgggctctgtgcggccagctcagagcctgcatcctgcttcagattctgtgtctctctttttctgtccctcccccactcacactctgtctctctgtctctgtctctgtctctctttctctctcaaaaataaataagcattggaaaaaaaatctttttttttttaaattttttttttcaacgtttatttattttttgggggacagagagagacagagcatgaacgggggaggggcagagagagagggagatacagaatcggaaacaggctccaggctccgagccatcagcccagagcctgacgcggggctcgaactcacggaccgcgagatcgtgacctggctgaagtcggacgcttaaccgactgcgccacccaggcgccccccaaaaaaatctttttttaagaaattcacaCTCTCAATCGAGGGCCAGGCATGCACTGGATAGACATTAATTCAAGTGAGGATGTGTTAAAGATTAATTCTGACAGAGGGATGGAAGAGAGCTTCTCAGAGGTACCATCTGACCGTGACCTTGAGAAGTGAGTAGGATTTTGACAGATGTAATGAAAGCGAAGGGAAGCCTGGGCTGCGGGAAAAGAAGGGAATGGATACAAGCAGGGAACCAGAAGAAGTGATTTGCTTCAGGGGGAGGTGGGTGCTAGTTTGGGGCCCTCATTCAGATTTAGCAAACAAACTGTAACTGGGCAGTTCCCGACACTTTGGCCTggacctttcattttttttttttttttttgtcttcttttccacCTCACCCTTCCCACATCtcccaaattctctttttttttccctccctaccATCCCAACATCTacttcaaatttatctttttggTGTTCTCTTCCATGGGGTATTACATTATGGCCAAAAGATACAGTAAGAAGACTGAACTTAAAACAGGGCACAATTTTTATAACCTCGATTAGCTATTCcttcatggaaaaaataaatgctggGTTTTCTCTCCTTCATCTAAAGGGGAGACCAGAGGACTTACTATCTGGCTTTTCCCTCCAGGATTATGGCACTTGGAGTATATGTCACAATGGTTGGGCCTCTGTCTAGAATGGAGAGGACACCATCAAGCTTGAAAGACCTACGGGAGCAGGCAAATGCACAGAACGATCCCAACCAGAATGGGTTGCAACTCGATACAAGAAATGAATCTGTAGGATTAGATATCCTTCTAGAACTCCCACTGAACATGTAGAGCCTTGAACAATCCTGACCTATATCCCCCATTCCTATATCCCCCATTTCCAACTTGGAAAACTCCAGAAAAGTGGCTCCTATAAACAACTCTCACCTCACCCAGGCCATTGGGGAGCTGACCATGGGAGGGGCATGGGGAAGGACCCCCACTTTATTCCCCCTGTTCTTGGTGGGGCGTCATGGCAGGTAGTCTGCAGAGAAGTCACCTGGATCCCTCTGGGACACACCTGGGGCTCACCTAGCACAGGAGACAGAGACCACAGGTTAGTGGAAACCTTTCATCCTCGCCCCCAATTGTTAATGAAACTCACTTGCTGTCAGTCCATCCCACCTGGATTATCTGTTCCAGGTCCTAAGGGgacagaaacacaaagaagaaagtgAGATCAAGGGCAAAGGGGCCACCAATTCCAAGCCCCACAGGCGCTGAGAGGGAGTGATTCCCACCGCAGCAATGAGTTTGAGTTTGAGGCAACCTTTTAAGTTACCTCTAGACCCCGACCCCATCTGAATCCTGTTACAACCAACACCAAAACCACCACTTTACCTTTGTGGGGAACTTTACAGAGAGCTTTCTCAAAAGGACACTATGATGTATGGGAAAGAACACTGGCTTAAGATTCAGAAAACCAATCTTCTAGTCTGTTTTGTTGCCATTAAGCATCTGGGAGACTCTGGCAAGTcgacctcccacctcccacctcaaGGCCTTAGTTTTCAAGGGAAACATCTGTAACCTGCAGAGTTTCTCGCTGAAATAACTTCTAGAAGTGCATAGGAAAAACGTCACTAAAATGGACATTTGCCTCTTCCAGAACAAGCTCCCTCAATCTCACATTCGGAAACCTGATAGATTTTCTGTTCTCCAAGTTCTGAAaggcttaaaatttttaacatacatGCTAACAATAAATCAAAATTTCAGAGATCGGAGCCCCAGGTGGACAAATTGGCAAGCCAGGACCTTGGAGATCCTTGAAATCCCACCCTCTTGCTTTCCAGAAGCAGTATGTTTTCCCAGGGCCCCTTGGGCTTTGCTTCCTCAGACAACTTCCCAGATAAAAGGACCCCCACCCCCTGGTCTGGCTTACTCTCTGGAAGAAGGAAGCAGGCTCAGGGAGATGTACACAGCCTAAAGACGGGCAGCTGGGAAAATACCGAGGCTTGAGCCATCAAAAAGGAGTCTGAGGGTGAAACCAAGAACTACAGGGTGCAAGATGGGGGAGGGTGTTGCATCTTTTTCTGTCCCCTTCATTTGTCTTTAAGGTATCAGGATATATCATGACACTTCACTGAAGGGGGTTACGTTGGCTGAGACAGGAAGAGGGGGCTCAGGTCTGGGATACGTATGGATTGGAGATGCGGAGTGTCAGGGATTATGGGGACTCAAAATATGTAAGAGGGCTCAGAGAAACGTGGGCaagttttttttgcatttgaGCATGGTGCAAGGAGAATGGGGCGTATGCAGGATCAGAGGAACCACAGAGCTCTGGAAGCATTCGGGGGCATCCCGGAGAATGGTGGCTCTGCGGGCGTAACAGAATTCGCAAGAGTGAAGGGGTTCTGAGGGCTCCAGGACTAGCGAAGGTGTGTCCggaggtgagtgggggtggggtggttctGGGGCGTGAGCGACAGATTTAGGTTGCGGGGCTGTCAGGGGAATTTCTACAGACACTGGGAAGCAATGGGGGAGGTCGGGGCCGCGCGCAGTCCCTGgatccccgcccccagccccgggaTTCCACCGCCCGCCCGCCCTGGGCTTCCTCTGGAGGGAGCGGAGACTGCGGCGCGGCGCGGTGCGGCCTCGGTGGAACCGCCTCgtccccgccccgccgcgccccgacTCACATCGCCCCGCGGCCCGGGCGGCGCCGGGCCCCGCTCCCGGGTCCCGCTGCAGCTGCCGCCGCCCGCCCGGAGCTAaggcctccccgccccgccccgcggtCGCGGGGTCGGAGGTCACCGGCAACACCAACGAGACGCTGCGGGCGGGCGGACCCGATCGGGGGCGACAGGCGCGCAGCCTAGAAGGTCCCTTTGGAGGACTTTGCAGTCAGGAGCAAGGAGCATGCGCACACGCCAGAGGGCGCTCCGGGCCAGCAGCGAAGCTAGCCCCGCGGGGGCAGGGCGGAacctgggcgggggcggggcgaggggcggggctgaagagggaaacagaggtgGACCCAGAGGTTTCCACTCCCGGGATCAGAAAAGGAACCCGGGTAgggaagagacaaaaaagatgggGGAAAGGTCTGAAGGGTCGGAAGGGAGAAGCGCAAGGAGAAGGATCCCTAAAAGGGGCTGGGGACCGGGAAAGGCAACTGGGTGGGGGTGAGAACAGACAGAGAGGGGCGGAGCTAGGAGACCCGAgggagggtcggggggggggggtggggacgtGCTGGCTCCGAGAGACTTTGTGTTCCGGGAGCGACTGAGAGAAGACCCGGCAAAACGACGGCACCCTAGTGTCGGCCCAGTGCCCGCGGGGGCGCGGTGCCGGCGCTAAACACCTGggagtggggacaggggcagtggaGGCTGCACAATTTCCACCCTGAGATCCCCCAAATGCTTTCCTTCTGGCTGCATCACCAGGCCCCTCCCGAGCCACTGGCTCTACCAGTCCCTGAGGGGCGGGCAGGGACTgcgggggacgggggaggggggggggaggaagggctgCACTCccggggtgggcaggggcaggcgCTGAGTCCTCGGGGTGGGGACTAGGTGGAGGCCCGACGACGGGGTCTGTCAAGAACGGCCCGGACACCGGCGCGCAGCGAGGGTGAGACCCCAGCAGAGTCCCATTCCTTCCCCTAAACTCCCAACAGCCAGACTGGGGACCCCAACTGACTCCTGGGGAAGTCCAAGAAAAAACTTTGGGGATCTATCGAGAAGACTCTTGGCGGGATCGGACACTTCTCCCTCCATTGTCCGCGGAAAACCTTCCCATCCTTTTACCTCCCCAGTCCCTAGGGGCCGCTCAGGCTCTGCCCTTGAGCCGGGTCGCACCTGCGCAGGGGCGGGAGAGGGGTTTCAGCCCTTATCCAAGGAGGGGACGAGAATTCTTGAAGGAATCCAGCATGTTAGTAAGACGGGGTCCAGTGCTGAGTGGAGGTGGGAGTATGGGAGGGTGAGGGGTGAAGGCTGATTTCTGAGTGTTGTTTCTGTGGGGGGCAATTTCATACTATAACCCGGAAAACAGGGTCCCAATCCACTCTGAGATCCCAGATGACCCCTGTCCTGTTCGCACCCTCCCCCAAGGGCCTCTTgctgcctggggcaggggc contains the following coding sequences:
- the FRS3 gene encoding fibroblast growth factor receptor substrate 3; translated protein: MGSCCSCLNRDSVPDNHPTKFKVTNVDDEGVELGSGIMELTQSELVLHLHRREAVRWPYLCLRRYGYDSNLFSFESGRRCQTGQGIFAFKCSRAEEIFNLLQDLMQCNSINVMEEPVIITRNSHPTELDLPRAPQPPNALGYTVSSFSNGFLGCPGEGPRFSAPRRPSTSSLRHPSLGEESTHALIAPDEQSHTYVNTPAGEDDHRRNRHCLQPLPEGQVPFPPQARGPDPRDPQVFLQPGQVKFVLGPTPARRHMMKCQGLCPSLHDPPPHNNNNEGPSECTAQPKCTYENVSAGLRPGAGWRLSTEEPGWNGLAHRRAALLHYENLPSLPPVWESHAQQLGEEAGDDGDSRDGLTPSSNGFPDGEEDETPLQKPTSTRAALRSHGSFPVPLTRRRGSPRVFNFDFRRPGPEPPRQLNYIQVELKGWGGDRPKGPQNPSVPRAPVPTTHPARSSDSYAVIDLKKTVAMSNLQRALPRDDGTARKTRHNSTDLPL